The following are encoded in a window of Pyxidicoccus trucidator genomic DNA:
- a CDS encoding glycoside hydrolase family 57 protein produces MSLGSLALVLHAHLPFVRHPEHEDFLEEDWLYEAISETYIPLLLVFDKLAEDGVPFRVTMTLSPTLVTMLRDELLVSRYARRLDLLCELGDREVHRTRNDPTFGRLARFHRDHFESLRRAFHDRYKRDLVSAFRRLQDAGYLDILTCNATHGFLPLMQQVPEAVRAQVTVAANHYRQNFGKDPAGIWLAECGYYPGLERVLAAERIRYFFVDTHGLTDATPRPLHGPYAPIFTETGVAAYARDPESSQQVWSTEFGYPGDPDYREFYRDIGWDLDLDYVRPYIQPTGDRKNTGFKYFRITGKTNDKRPYDPDAARERAAVHAGNFLFNREKQIEHLASRLSGRKPVVIAPYDAELFGHWWFEGPMFLDFLIRKAAYDQKTFTLVTPSDDLRENPENQVATPPLSSWGAGGYANMWLDGANDWIYRHLHHCAKQMVELARDFPDANSLKRRALNQAARELLLAQSSDWAFIMKTGTMVEYAQRRTREHILRFQRLHDQLRADTIDEGWLSHVEGRDNLFPELDYRVYRPG; encoded by the coding sequence ATGAGCCTGGGCTCTCTCGCGCTGGTCCTCCACGCGCATCTCCCCTTCGTCCGACACCCCGAGCACGAGGACTTCCTCGAGGAGGACTGGCTCTACGAGGCCATCTCCGAGACGTACATCCCGCTGCTCCTCGTCTTCGACAAGCTGGCCGAGGACGGGGTCCCGTTCCGGGTGACGATGACGCTGTCCCCCACGCTGGTCACCATGCTGCGGGACGAACTGCTGGTGTCGCGCTACGCGCGCCGGCTGGACCTGCTGTGCGAGCTGGGAGACCGCGAGGTCCACCGCACCCGGAACGACCCCACCTTCGGGCGACTGGCCCGATTCCACCGTGACCACTTCGAGTCGCTGCGCCGCGCCTTCCACGACCGCTACAAGCGCGACCTGGTCTCCGCCTTCCGCCGCCTCCAGGACGCGGGCTACCTGGACATCCTCACCTGCAACGCCACGCACGGCTTCCTGCCGCTCATGCAGCAGGTGCCCGAGGCGGTGCGCGCGCAGGTGACGGTGGCCGCCAACCACTACCGGCAGAACTTTGGCAAGGACCCGGCCGGCATCTGGCTGGCCGAGTGCGGCTACTACCCCGGCCTGGAGCGCGTGCTGGCCGCCGAGCGCATCCGCTACTTCTTCGTGGACACGCACGGCCTCACGGACGCCACCCCGCGCCCGCTGCATGGCCCCTACGCCCCCATCTTCACGGAGACGGGCGTGGCCGCGTACGCGAGAGACCCGGAGAGCAGCCAGCAGGTGTGGAGCACCGAGTTCGGCTATCCGGGCGACCCGGACTACCGCGAGTTCTACCGGGACATCGGCTGGGACCTGGACCTGGACTACGTGCGCCCGTACATCCAGCCCACCGGCGACCGCAAGAACACCGGCTTCAAGTACTTCCGCATCACCGGGAAGACGAACGACAAGCGGCCCTATGACCCGGACGCCGCCCGCGAGCGCGCCGCCGTCCACGCCGGCAACTTCCTCTTCAACCGCGAGAAGCAGATAGAGCACCTCGCCTCGCGCCTGAGCGGCCGCAAGCCGGTGGTCATCGCGCCCTACGACGCGGAGCTGTTCGGCCACTGGTGGTTCGAGGGGCCCATGTTCCTCGACTTCCTCATCCGCAAGGCCGCGTATGACCAGAAGACCTTCACGCTGGTGACGCCCTCGGACGACCTGCGGGAGAACCCTGAGAATCAGGTGGCCACGCCGCCGCTGTCCTCATGGGGCGCGGGTGGCTACGCGAACATGTGGCTGGACGGGGCCAACGATTGGATCTACCGGCACCTGCACCACTGCGCGAAGCAGATGGTGGAGCTGGCCCGCGACTTCCCCGACGCCAACTCGCTGAAGCGCCGCGCGCTCAACCAGGCCGCGCGCGAACTGCTGCTCGCCCAGTCCTCCGACTGGGCCTTCATCATGAAGACGGGCACCATGGTGGAGTACGCCCAGCGCCGCACGCGCGAGCACATCCTCCGCTTCCAGCGGCTGCACGACCAGCTTCGCGCCGACACCATCGACGAGGGTTGGCTCTCCCACGTCGAGGGCCGCGACAACCTCTTCCCCGAGCTGGACTACCGCGTCTACCGGCCTGGCTGA
- a CDS encoding DUF4912 domain-containing protein translates to MDDLKSVTVSHLRELAQKHLGGGYSKLKKEELIAALAAHIPALAKLARLAGITVARKSSTDKKVAAKEPKTERPKPAASKSPGRSAASSKVREEKPREPKAAKPAAREPKKALKAKVSSKAKPAQQEEKQGRVSAPKRVAAKRASEKPGAAPPARPAQVVTFPPKPRGPRAPEESAASSSVASAAEETGNNAGSASASAPAPETPVAAQPAAPPPPPVQHDAEPVVEGFFVARVMGEDEARRHHMVEASRRPTTPEGPPEYDEGLGGLPGEYQDDSTLLLPRDPHTLFVSWDFSAAARTRALQGLDSPRAVLRVFDGEKMVRELDCVLETRGHYIHDLPPGRPYRVEAHFVGRDGRNRRIGPSSNRVALPPSGTSTDTSIRFLRVPTRVPEPQPLPEVVPPVRARTPEFEEREYLTWRRVNLPGSAGVQDIPESRRERTGASEQPDAHLEGPPRAPGASDQRYMEARERAPGASDMRYLESAERAPGASEQRYLEAPERAPGASDQRYLGSEQSRERQYLDVGRAPGASDMRYLESPGRAPGASDMRYQEGASQPVGGARSPHQYLDVGRAPGASDMRYLDSPGRAPGASDMRYLDSPVRAPGASDMRYLESPPRAPGASDMRYLESPPRAPGASDMRYLESPPRAPGASDMRYLESPPRAPGASDQRYLEYVARPPGASDSRGTEAAPGPQGSSEAPLPRKPPSGSGRS, encoded by the coding sequence ATGGACGACCTCAAGAGCGTGACCGTCAGCCATTTGAGAGAGCTGGCCCAGAAGCACCTGGGGGGCGGTTACAGCAAGCTGAAGAAGGAGGAATTGATCGCCGCCCTGGCCGCACACATCCCCGCCCTGGCGAAGCTCGCCCGGTTGGCGGGGATCACCGTGGCGCGCAAAAGTTCCACGGACAAGAAGGTCGCCGCCAAGGAGCCCAAGACGGAGCGGCCGAAGCCGGCGGCCTCGAAGAGCCCGGGCCGGAGTGCCGCTTCCTCCAAGGTGCGGGAGGAAAAGCCCCGGGAGCCGAAGGCCGCGAAGCCCGCAGCCCGCGAGCCGAAGAAGGCGTTGAAGGCGAAGGTCTCCTCCAAGGCGAAGCCGGCCCAGCAGGAGGAGAAGCAGGGACGGGTCTCCGCGCCCAAGCGGGTCGCGGCCAAGCGAGCGTCCGAGAAGCCGGGCGCCGCCCCGCCTGCCCGCCCTGCCCAGGTGGTGACGTTCCCACCCAAGCCGCGCGGACCCCGCGCGCCGGAAGAATCCGCCGCGTCTTCGTCCGTGGCCTCGGCCGCCGAGGAGACTGGCAACAACGCTGGGAGTGCGAGTGCCTCCGCACCGGCACCGGAAACGCCGGTAGCCGCCCAGCCCGCCGCGCCCCCTCCGCCGCCCGTGCAGCATGACGCCGAGCCGGTGGTGGAGGGCTTCTTCGTCGCCCGGGTCATGGGAGAGGACGAGGCGCGTCGACACCACATGGTGGAGGCGTCCCGTCGGCCCACCACGCCGGAGGGGCCTCCGGAGTACGACGAGGGCCTGGGGGGACTGCCGGGCGAATACCAGGACGACAGCACGCTGCTGCTCCCGAGGGATCCGCACACGCTCTTCGTCTCCTGGGACTTCAGCGCCGCCGCGAGGACGCGGGCCCTGCAGGGGCTGGACTCTCCCCGTGCCGTGCTGCGCGTGTTCGACGGCGAGAAGATGGTGCGCGAGCTGGACTGCGTGCTCGAGACTCGTGGCCACTACATCCACGACCTGCCGCCGGGCCGGCCCTATCGGGTAGAGGCGCACTTCGTCGGGCGGGATGGTCGCAACCGCCGTATCGGTCCCTCCAGCAACCGTGTTGCATTGCCGCCCAGCGGCACGTCCACGGACACGTCCATCCGGTTCCTCCGCGTCCCCACGCGCGTTCCCGAGCCGCAGCCCCTGCCAGAGGTGGTGCCTCCGGTGCGCGCCCGCACGCCCGAGTTCGAGGAGCGCGAGTACCTCACCTGGCGCCGGGTGAATCTGCCGGGCAGCGCCGGTGTGCAGGACATCCCCGAGTCCCGCCGCGAGCGGACAGGCGCGTCCGAGCAGCCCGACGCGCACCTCGAAGGCCCACCGCGAGCGCCGGGAGCGTCGGACCAGCGGTACATGGAAGCGCGGGAGCGCGCCCCGGGGGCCTCGGACATGCGCTACCTGGAGTCCGCGGAGCGTGCGCCGGGAGCGTCGGAGCAGCGCTATCTGGAAGCGCCGGAGCGTGCGCCGGGGGCGTCGGACCAGCGCTATCTGGGCAGTGAGCAGTCGCGGGAGCGCCAGTACCTCGACGTGGGCCGCGCACCGGGTGCGTCGGACATGCGCTACCTGGAGTCTCCGGGCCGTGCGCCCGGGGCCTCGGACATGCGCTACCAGGAGGGCGCCTCCCAGCCCGTCGGTGGTGCACGGTCTCCGCACCAGTACCTGGACGTAGGCCGGGCGCCGGGTGCTTCGGACATGCGCTACCTGGACTCGCCGGGACGTGCGCCGGGCGCTTCGGACATGCGCTACCTGGACTCGCCGGTACGTGCGCCGGGCGCTTCGGACATGCGCTACCTGGAGTCTCCGCCGCGTGCTCCGGGCGCTTCGGACATGCGCTACCTGGAATCTCCACCGCGTGCCCCGGGTGCATCGGACATGCGCTACCTGGAGTCTCCGCCGCGTGCTCCTGGCGCTTCGGACATGCGCTACCTGGAGTCCCCACCGCGCGCACCGGGTGCCTCCGACCAGCGCTACCTGGAATACGTGGCCCGGCCCCCGGGTGCCTCGGACTCGCGCGGCACGGAAGCCGCGCCGGGTCCTCAGGGCTCCTCAGAGGCGCCTCTCCCCCGGAAGCCGCCCTCTGGCAGCGGCCGCTCGTGA
- a CDS encoding trypsin-like peptidase domain-containing protein: MTRSSVAPRRALVAALLLVVPGVAPAQAPAAPAAQAQPAPAQGAGANVLQPATRDSQALPSLAPLVDSVKSAVVNVDVQARGGGGMPGMEENPFFDRFFGGGGGRGGPQREPLRQGAGSGFIIESKGVILTNNHVVADAVSITIRLDDGRSFAGEVLGRDPLTDVALVKLKEKVEGLPTVKLGDSDALRVGDWVVAIGNPFGLASSVSLGIVSARAREIGASAYDEFLQTDAAINPGNSGGPLFNMKGEVVGINTAIVGGGTGIGFAVPSNLIRALLPQLEKEGAVTRAWLGVGIQDLTRDLAGALKLPVTDGAILTQVNPGSPAAKAGLKPDDVITAIDGRTVTSGGALTRTVALKRPGSTSTLSIFREGKKQDVKVTLGTRPDLEGVASKPRANDEQESSRRVGVSLQNLDSRTAQQAGFTERQGALITDVLPGSPADRAQLEPGMLVVEANRKAVNSAEELAKVIKGAQSGSTLLLRVAGPGGQRNLRALRVP, translated from the coding sequence ATGACACGTTCTTCCGTCGCTCCCCGGAGGGCCCTGGTCGCGGCGCTCCTGCTCGTGGTGCCCGGCGTTGCTCCCGCGCAGGCGCCGGCGGCTCCGGCGGCCCAGGCCCAGCCTGCTCCCGCGCAGGGGGCGGGGGCCAACGTCCTCCAGCCCGCCACGCGGGACTCCCAGGCGCTGCCTTCGCTGGCGCCGTTGGTGGACTCCGTGAAGTCCGCGGTGGTCAACGTGGACGTGCAGGCGCGCGGCGGTGGCGGCATGCCCGGCATGGAGGAGAACCCGTTCTTCGACCGCTTCTTCGGCGGCGGCGGTGGCAGGGGCGGCCCGCAGCGCGAGCCGCTGCGCCAGGGCGCGGGCTCCGGGTTCATCATCGAATCCAAGGGCGTCATCCTCACCAACAACCACGTGGTGGCGGACGCGGTCTCCATCACCATCCGGCTGGATGACGGCCGCAGCTTCGCCGGTGAGGTGCTGGGACGCGACCCGCTCACCGACGTGGCGCTGGTGAAGCTGAAGGAGAAGGTGGAGGGGCTGCCCACCGTGAAGCTGGGAGACTCGGATGCGCTGCGTGTGGGCGACTGGGTGGTGGCCATCGGCAACCCGTTCGGCCTCGCCTCCAGCGTGAGCCTGGGCATCGTCTCCGCGCGAGCCCGCGAGATTGGCGCCAGCGCGTATGACGAGTTCCTCCAGACGGACGCCGCCATCAACCCCGGCAACTCCGGCGGCCCGCTCTTCAACATGAAGGGCGAGGTGGTGGGCATCAACACCGCCATCGTCGGCGGAGGCACGGGCATCGGCTTCGCGGTGCCCAGCAACCTCATCCGGGCGCTGCTGCCCCAACTGGAGAAGGAAGGCGCCGTCACCCGCGCGTGGCTGGGCGTGGGCATCCAGGACCTGACGCGGGACCTGGCGGGCGCGCTCAAGCTGCCGGTGACGGACGGCGCCATCCTCACGCAGGTCAACCCGGGCTCGCCCGCGGCCAAGGCCGGACTGAAGCCGGACGACGTCATCACCGCCATCGATGGCCGGACCGTCACGTCCGGCGGCGCGCTGACCCGCACCGTGGCGCTCAAGCGCCCGGGCAGCACCTCCACGCTGAGCATCTTCCGCGAGGGCAAGAAGCAGGACGTGAAGGTGACGCTCGGCACACGGCCGGACCTGGAGGGCGTGGCCTCCAAGCCGCGCGCCAATGACGAGCAGGAGAGCTCGCGCCGCGTGGGCGTCAGCCTGCAGAACCTGGACTCGCGCACCGCGCAGCAGGCGGGCTTCACCGAGCGCCAGGGCGCGCTCATCACCGACGTGCTGCCCGGCTCGCCCGCGGACCGCGCGCAGTTGGAGCCCGGCATGCTGGTGGTGGAGGCGAACCGCAAGGCGGTGAACAGCGCGGAGGAGCTGGCGAAGGTCATCAAGGGCGCGCAGTCCGGCAGCACGCTGCTGCTGCGCGTGGCCGGGCCGGGCGGACAGCGCAACCTGCGGGCCCTGCGGGTGCCCTGA